In the Candidatus Bathyarchaeia archaeon genome, one interval contains:
- a CDS encoding ABC transporter ATP-binding protein, whose product MDAVVSLRFDMQHCIETKDLVRVFKGSGKSVVKALDKVSVTIEEGEIFGLLGPNGAGKTTFIKILSTLLLPTSGEAYVKGFSVVKEPNKVRKIINLVSGGETPGYGILSVRENLWFFSQLYGLSSSAANGKIKQLMAELDFEEYAKTRMNKLSSGYKQRLNLARGLINDPHILFLDEPTLGLDVLTAKNLRNYMVKWAKQERKGTALLTTHYMAEADEMCDRVAIIDRGRILACDSPQTLKENLAKNPSAKLEISSVNVNFDFLKTMQGVIGFTETRNIQTGTTALKVIARNESIFSEIVSKMSQENAKVLSVSKTEPTLEDVYISLVGRGFEEAEAAGS is encoded by the coding sequence ATGGATGCAGTTGTTAGTCTGCGATTTGATATGCAGCATTGCATAGAAACCAAAGATCTGGTCAGAGTGTTCAAAGGTTCGGGCAAAAGCGTAGTTAAGGCTCTGGACAAGGTTTCAGTTACTATTGAGGAAGGCGAGATCTTTGGTTTGCTGGGTCCAAACGGGGCTGGCAAAACCACGTTCATTAAGATTCTTTCCACGCTTCTGTTGCCGACCAGCGGCGAGGCGTATGTGAAAGGATTTAGTGTCGTGAAGGAGCCGAACAAGGTTAGAAAAATCATTAATCTGGTTTCTGGCGGCGAGACCCCTGGATACGGTATTCTTAGTGTTAGAGAGAATTTGTGGTTTTTCTCGCAGCTCTACGGGTTGTCGTCTTCGGCTGCAAATGGGAAAATTAAGCAGTTGATGGCTGAGTTGGACTTTGAAGAGTATGCCAAAACTAGAATGAACAAACTGTCCTCTGGCTATAAGCAACGGTTGAACCTTGCCAGAGGGTTGATAAACGATCCGCATATTCTGTTTCTCGACGAGCCTACGTTAGGCTTGGATGTTTTGACTGCGAAGAATCTGAGGAATTACATGGTGAAGTGGGCGAAGCAGGAGAGGAAGGGAACTGCTTTGTTGACAACGCATTATATGGCTGAAGCTGACGAAATGTGTGACAGAGTGGCAATAATCGATCGTGGACGAATTCTGGCATGCGACAGCCCCCAGACGCTGAAGGAGAACTTAGCCAAGAATCCGTCTGCCAAACTTGAAATCTCTTCGGTTAACGTGAATTTTGATTTCCTGAAAACTATGCAAGGTGTTATTGGATTCACTGAGACGCGTAACATTCAGACAGGCACGACCGCGTTGAAGGTCATCGCGCGTAATGAATCGATCTTTTCGGAGATTGTGTCAAAGATGAGTCAGGAGAACGCCAAGGTCTTGAGTGTGAGCAAGACTGAGCCCACGTTGGAAGACGTTTACATTAGCCTTGTTGGTCGAGGGTTCGAGGAAGCCGAGGCTGCCGGTTCATGA
- a CDS encoding ribosome biogenesis/translation initiation ATPase RLI: MVRVAVLDEDKCQPKRCGKVCYRFCPPVRSKIEAIRFEGDKPIVVESLCVGCGICVRKCPFKALSVVNLPDELEGECSHRFGANTFKLFRLPLPSPSGVLGLLGQNGIGKSTALKILSGEIKLNLGKYEQPPKWPEIIQHFRGSTLQDYLLRLSQKQLRVVSKPQYVDKLPQAISGEVGELLRRVDERGVFKTLTEQLQLSSILDRTLDVLSGGELQRVAIAASISRNADVYLFDEPSSYLDVQQRLQAARVIRGLKDEGKTVIVAEHDLAILDYLSDYICVFYGCPAVYGIVSHVHAVRTGINIYLEGFVPDENVRFRKEPIIFHVKPPTAGWAADEIVLKWEEMQKTYSGFSLAVEAGEAGLGEVIGILGPNGIGKTTFVKLLAGIEKPDIGVSPMQSDSAVSYKPQYISAEYQGTVEQLLRGMAKDEFGSGWYKSEIMQPLDLELLLERDVAQLSGGELQRVAISACLSKKAFVYLLDEPSAYLDVEERLAVARIIRRVVETRNAVAFVVEHDVVAQDFIADRLMIFKGDPGVKGTAAAPTSLRKGMNLFLKDMNITFRRDPETKRPRVNKEGSKMDRHQKKANEYYYVSAGKD, translated from the coding sequence ATGGTTCGAGTCGCCGTTCTAGATGAGGACAAATGCCAGCCGAAACGTTGTGGCAAAGTATGCTATCGATTTTGTCCGCCAGTACGCAGCAAAATAGAAGCAATACGGTTTGAGGGTGACAAACCCATTGTTGTGGAATCTCTCTGCGTTGGTTGTGGTATATGCGTCCGAAAATGCCCTTTCAAAGCCTTATCAGTCGTCAACTTACCAGACGAACTCGAAGGCGAATGCAGCCATCGCTTCGGAGCCAACACATTCAAACTCTTTCGCCTACCGCTTCCCTCCCCTAGTGGCGTGCTCGGGCTGTTAGGTCAGAACGGCATCGGCAAGAGCACCGCCCTTAAAATTCTTTCGGGCGAAATCAAGTTAAACCTTGGGAAGTACGAGCAGCCCCCTAAATGGCCTGAGATCATCCAACATTTCAGAGGTTCAACCCTACAGGACTACTTGCTGAGATTAAGCCAGAAACAGTTGCGAGTGGTTTCAAAACCGCAGTACGTTGACAAGTTGCCTCAAGCTATTTCAGGCGAAGTAGGCGAACTGCTCAGAAGAGTTGATGAACGAGGCGTTTTCAAGACGTTGACCGAACAGCTCCAATTAAGCAGCATTCTAGACCGTACACTAGATGTGCTCAGCGGCGGCGAACTGCAACGCGTCGCTATCGCCGCGTCAATCAGCCGCAACGCCGATGTCTATCTTTTCGACGAACCCTCAAGCTACCTAGACGTGCAACAACGCTTGCAGGCAGCCCGAGTGATACGTGGCCTTAAGGATGAAGGCAAAACCGTCATCGTGGCTGAACACGACTTGGCCATACTGGACTACCTTTCCGACTACATATGCGTCTTCTATGGTTGCCCAGCAGTCTACGGCATAGTCAGCCACGTGCATGCGGTGCGCACGGGCATAAACATCTACCTGGAAGGCTTTGTGCCAGACGAAAATGTGCGTTTCCGCAAGGAACCCATAATCTTCCATGTTAAGCCACCTACAGCAGGCTGGGCAGCTGATGAAATCGTGCTGAAATGGGAAGAAATGCAGAAGACATACAGCGGTTTCTCATTGGCTGTCGAAGCTGGAGAAGCTGGCTTGGGCGAAGTAATTGGCATACTAGGTCCAAACGGCATCGGAAAAACCACGTTCGTCAAGCTTCTGGCTGGAATCGAGAAACCCGATATAGGCGTATCTCCGATGCAGAGCGACTCAGCCGTAAGCTACAAGCCGCAGTACATCTCAGCGGAATATCAGGGCACAGTGGAGCAGTTGCTCCGTGGGATGGCAAAAGATGAATTCGGCTCTGGCTGGTACAAAAGCGAGATCATGCAACCCCTAGACTTGGAGCTACTGCTAGAAAGAGATGTTGCTCAACTTAGTGGAGGTGAGCTGCAGAGAGTTGCCATTAGCGCTTGCCTCTCTAAGAAAGCGTTCGTTTACTTGCTTGACGAGCCCAGTGCTTACCTAGACGTGGAAGAAAGGTTAGCCGTGGCTAGAATCATACGACGCGTGGTAGAAACCCGAAACGCTGTGGCATTCGTGGTCGAGCACGATGTTGTGGCACAGGACTTCATTGCGGATCGACTCATGATATTCAAGGGTGATCCAGGAGTCAAAGGCACAGCTGCAGCACCAACTTCTCTTCGTAAGGGGATGAACCTGTTCCTCAAGGACATGAACATAACCTTCCGCCGAGATCCAGAAACAAAAAGACCCCGAGTCAACAAAGAAGGCTCCAAGATGGATCGCCACCAGAAAAAGGCTAACGAATACTACTATGTTTCTGCAGGCAAAGACTAG